One segment of Saccharospirillaceae bacterium DNA contains the following:
- a CDS encoding hydroxymethylglutaryl-CoA lyase, translated as MMKKEKIKIVEVGARDGLQNEKQELSVKLKVELIERLAACGLTTIESGSFVSPKWVPQMAGSDQVLQQLKASPKRNNAVKYAALTPNLQGLEGALAANADEVAVFTAASDAFTQKNINCTVQQSLERIRPVLDHARTVGLPVRGYVSTVMGCPYQGEVDVNKVVDVAQALLDMGCYEISLGDTIGVGTPAKTQQLIRTLAMHVPMSQLAVHFHDTYGQALANIYAALELGIRTVDSSVAGLGGCPYAGATATGVAASGNVATEDVVYMLNGLGYDSGVDLQSLAQTGAWISEQLNRPNGSKAGLAIAAQSASG; from the coding sequence GTGATGAAAAAAGAAAAAATAAAAATCGTCGAAGTAGGCGCCCGCGATGGCCTGCAAAATGAAAAGCAGGAACTGTCGGTCAAACTCAAGGTTGAGCTGATCGAACGTCTGGCCGCTTGTGGTTTAACGACCATCGAATCGGGCAGTTTTGTCTCACCAAAATGGGTGCCGCAAATGGCGGGCAGCGATCAGGTGCTGCAACAACTGAAGGCCAGTCCTAAGCGCAACAACGCGGTGAAATACGCAGCGCTGACACCCAACCTACAAGGGTTAGAAGGCGCGTTAGCCGCTAACGCCGATGAAGTGGCGGTATTCACCGCTGCTTCAGATGCCTTCACGCAAAAGAATATTAATTGCACGGTTCAGCAGAGTCTGGAGCGAATTCGTCCAGTGCTGGATCACGCCCGTACCGTTGGTTTACCGGTGCGCGGTTATGTTTCCACCGTGATGGGCTGCCCGTATCAGGGTGAAGTGGATGTGAATAAAGTGGTCGATGTTGCCCAAGCTTTGCTGGATATGGGCTGCTATGAAATTTCTCTCGGCGACACTATTGGTGTTGGCACGCCAGCCAAAACTCAACAACTGATTCGTACCCTGGCGATGCATGTACCGATGTCGCAGCTGGCAGTGCATTTCCACGATACCTATGGCCAGGCGCTGGCCAATATCTACGCCGCACTGGAACTGGGTATTCGTACCGTGGATAGCTCGGTTGCTGGTTTGGGCGGTTGCCCGTATGCCGGTGCCACAGCGACCGGAGTAGCCGCCTCCGGTAATGTCGCCACCGAGGACGTGGTATATATGCTTAACGGCCTGGGTTACGACTCGGGTGTTGATCTACAGTCGTTGGCACAAACCGGTGCCTGGATCAGTGAACAATTAAACCGTCCGAATGGCAGTAAGGCCGGCTTGGCCATCGCGGCACAAAGCGCAAGTGGGTAA
- a CDS encoding acetyl/propionyl/methylcrotonyl-CoA carboxylase subunit alpha yields the protein MTMFSKILIANRGEIALRVMRTAKAMGIRTVALYSEADRHAQHVLAADEAVCVGPAAASQSYLQIDNVIAAAKQTGAQAIHPGYGFLSENAAFSRACTENAIEFIGPSASSIEAMGDKASAKALLSDSAVPLVPGYHGEDQSDDLLCAEAERIGFPVLLKASAGGGGKGMRVVDKAADVLENIVSARREGLSSFGDDRLLIEKYLLKPRHVEVQVFCDKHGNGVYLFERDCSVQRRHQKVIEEAPAPGFNDDEDLRRRMGEAALAAAHKINYVGAGTVEFLLDSRGDFFFMEMNTRLQVEHPVTEMVTDQDLVEWQLRVAAGETLPVTQDQLRVHGHAIEVRIYAEDADNGFLPAIGDLSRLRWPAACNFDRTSSIRVDSGVIEGDTVSPYYDPMIAKLIVWGADRNAAIVRMQQALTELEIDGVKNNRDFLARLMAEPGFIAADLSTDFIDRHELDAEQDPDWLLGALAELAHEAKSGVATSSDPWNIHDHFRMNLNARKTVYLNTASGDSCVAKVQHQADGSLQIDIEDQSYRVNGLSLNSGVLSYELDGKIQRHNVKITDDEAIVWLEKATKRYARHVWLGEGAGDDHGGLTAPMSGQVLEVNVTAGDQVEAGQVLMVMEAMKMEHSIRAAEDGVVKQVFYGTGDQVFEGAELIALQGEE from the coding sequence ATGACTATGTTCAGTAAGATCCTGATTGCTAACCGCGGCGAAATTGCCCTGCGGGTGATGCGTACTGCTAAAGCCATGGGTATTCGCACCGTGGCGTTGTATTCCGAAGCCGATCGTCACGCGCAACATGTATTAGCCGCTGATGAAGCCGTGTGTGTTGGCCCGGCGGCCGCCAGCCAAAGCTATCTGCAAATCGATAATGTGATTGCAGCGGCAAAACAAACCGGCGCCCAGGCAATTCATCCGGGCTATGGATTCCTGAGTGAAAACGCGGCGTTTTCCCGTGCCTGTACTGAAAACGCTATCGAATTTATTGGCCCATCGGCATCTTCTATCGAAGCCATGGGTGACAAAGCCAGCGCCAAAGCCCTGTTATCTGATAGCGCAGTGCCGCTGGTGCCTGGCTACCACGGTGAAGACCAGTCTGATGATTTGTTGTGCGCTGAAGCCGAACGCATTGGCTTTCCGGTGCTGTTAAAAGCCAGCGCGGGTGGCGGTGGTAAAGGTATGCGGGTGGTGGACAAAGCCGCCGACGTGTTGGAAAACATCGTCAGTGCCCGTCGTGAGGGGTTATCGTCTTTTGGCGATGACCGTCTGCTGATTGAAAAATATCTGCTGAAGCCACGTCACGTGGAAGTGCAGGTATTCTGCGATAAACACGGCAACGGTGTTTACCTGTTTGAACGTGATTGTTCGGTGCAACGTCGTCACCAGAAGGTGATTGAGGAGGCACCGGCTCCGGGTTTTAATGACGACGAAGATTTACGTCGCCGCATGGGTGAAGCCGCCCTCGCCGCCGCCCATAAGATTAATTACGTTGGCGCCGGTACCGTGGAATTCCTGCTCGATAGCCGTGGTGATTTCTTCTTTATGGAGATGAACACCCGTCTGCAGGTTGAGCATCCGGTTACCGAAATGGTCACTGACCAGGATCTGGTGGAATGGCAGCTGCGTGTGGCTGCGGGTGAGACCCTTCCGGTGACTCAGGACCAGTTGCGCGTTCATGGCCACGCAATCGAAGTGCGGATTTACGCCGAGGATGCCGACAATGGCTTCTTGCCAGCGATTGGTGATTTAAGCCGTTTACGCTGGCCTGCCGCCTGTAACTTTGACAGGACTTCCTCTATTCGGGTTGATAGTGGTGTGATCGAAGGTGATACCGTATCGCCGTATTACGATCCGATGATCGCTAAGCTGATTGTGTGGGGTGCCGATCGCAATGCCGCCATTGTTCGCATGCAGCAAGCGTTAACTGAATTGGAAATCGATGGGGTTAAAAACAACCGTGATTTTCTCGCGCGTTTAATGGCAGAGCCGGGCTTTATCGCAGCAGATCTATCGACCGATTTTATTGATCGTCATGAGCTGGATGCCGAGCAGGATCCGGACTGGTTATTGGGCGCACTGGCAGAGCTGGCGCACGAGGCAAAATCCGGGGTTGCGACGTCCTCTGATCCCTGGAATATCCATGATCATTTCAGAATGAATCTGAATGCTCGCAAAACGGTTTATTTGAATACCGCCAGCGGTGATTCCTGTGTCGCCAAGGTTCAGCATCAAGCGGATGGTTCGCTTCAGATCGACATCGAAGACCAGTCATACAGGGTTAACGGCCTGAGCCTGAATAGCGGCGTTTTAAGCTACGAGCTGGATGGCAAAATTCAACGCCATAACGTCAAAATTACCGATGACGAAGCCATCGTCTGGCTGGAAAAAGCGACCAAGCGTTACGCCCGCCATGTCTGGTTGGGCGAAGGTGCTGGTGACGACCATGGTGGTTTAACCGCTCCGATGTCGGGTCAGGTGCTGGAAGTCAACGTCACAGCCGGTGATCAGGTGGAAGCCGGTCAGGTGCTGATGGTTATGGAAGCGATGAAGATGGAGCACAGCATTCGCGCAGCCGAAGACGGCGTGGTTAAGCAGGTGTTCTACGGCACTGGTGATCAGGTGTTTGAAGGTGCTGAGTTGATTGCTCTTCAGGGTGAGGAATAG
- a CDS encoding enoyl-CoA hydratase-related protein, which produces MTDHQVDNQTDPLIIERIQDDAGNNSIALMTLNRPEIKNAISDADVIDAFDTMVDQLNADDRVKVAVFTGAGDVFSGGGNIKAMKNRTGMFEGDAEQLQKNYKQFIQRIPLAFARLQVPVIAAVNGPAVGAGNDLVCMCDIAIASNQATFSESFIKLGIIPGDGGAWLLPRRIGMQKALEMALTGRAFSADEALAMGLVSRLVEPDQLVGHALGLARQMATNDARCLRETKRLFHEAQSQTLEQALDSAAQIQGILHHESGFKL; this is translated from the coding sequence ATGACTGACCATCAGGTGGATAACCAGACAGACCCTTTAATCATTGAACGGATTCAGGACGATGCTGGTAATAACAGCATTGCCTTAATGACGCTGAATCGCCCAGAGATTAAAAACGCGATTTCCGATGCCGACGTGATCGACGCCTTTGATACCATGGTTGATCAACTGAATGCAGATGACCGTGTGAAAGTTGCTGTCTTCACTGGTGCCGGCGATGTCTTCTCCGGCGGTGGCAATATCAAAGCCATGAAAAACCGCACGGGTATGTTTGAGGGCGATGCAGAACAACTGCAGAAAAACTATAAGCAGTTTATTCAGCGAATTCCGTTGGCGTTTGCCCGCCTGCAAGTGCCGGTGATTGCGGCTGTAAATGGTCCGGCCGTTGGCGCAGGCAACGATTTGGTGTGTATGTGTGACATCGCGATTGCCAGCAATCAGGCGACATTCTCCGAAAGCTTTATCAAGTTGGGCATTATTCCGGGTGACGGTGGCGCCTGGTTATTACCGCGGCGTATCGGGATGCAAAAAGCGCTGGAAATGGCGTTAACCGGCCGTGCATTTTCTGCCGATGAGGCCTTGGCCATGGGCCTGGTTTCGCGCCTGGTCGAACCCGATCAGCTGGTGGGTCATGCGTTAGGTCTGGCACGTCAGATGGCAACCAACGATGCTCGTTGTTTACGTGAAACCAAACGTTTATTCCATGAAGCACAAAGCCAGACCCTGGAGCAAGCGCTGGATAGCGCAGCACAGATTCAGGGGATTCTGCACCATGAGTCGGGTTTTAAATTGTAG
- a CDS encoding enoyl-CoA hydratase-related protein — MENITVHIAGKIARLTLNRPQVHNAFNAETVSELRQALASLAADDAVRVLVLQGEGKHFCAGGDLNWMKSQKQASLAENQADSGRLADLLDELNSFPKPTIAEVQGAAFGGALGLISCCDMVVASDDARFCLSEVKLGLSPATISPYVIAAMGARQARRYFLTAELINAEKAYEIGLIHQIVSRETLSDVTAGWIRNLLNNGPQAIAATKQLIREVSNKAIDDELKAYTSELIARLRVGDEGQEGLTAFFEKRAAAYSVTNSATGDK; from the coding sequence ATGGAAAATATTACCGTTCATATTGCAGGGAAAATCGCCCGCTTAACTCTGAACCGTCCACAGGTTCATAACGCTTTTAATGCCGAAACTGTTTCCGAATTACGTCAGGCACTGGCCAGCCTGGCGGCAGATGATGCCGTGCGGGTTCTGGTATTGCAGGGCGAAGGTAAACACTTTTGCGCCGGTGGTGACCTGAACTGGATGAAGTCACAGAAACAAGCGTCGCTGGCAGAAAACCAGGCCGACTCTGGCCGTCTGGCTGATCTGCTGGATGAACTGAACTCCTTCCCAAAACCCACGATTGCTGAAGTTCAAGGTGCTGCTTTTGGTGGTGCCCTGGGTCTGATCAGCTGCTGCGATATGGTAGTGGCATCGGATGATGCCCGTTTCTGTCTGAGTGAAGTGAAACTGGGTCTGAGTCCGGCAACCATCAGTCCGTATGTGATTGCGGCGATGGGCGCACGTCAGGCGCGTCGTTATTTCTTAACGGCTGAACTTATTAATGCCGAAAAGGCATATGAAATCGGATTGATACATCAAATTGTTTCACGTGAAACGCTCTCTGATGTGACGGCTGGCTGGATCAGAAATCTGCTGAATAACGGCCCGCAAGCCATCGCCGCTACCAAGCAACTGATTCGAGAGGTCAGTAATAAAGCCATCGATGATGAGTTAAAAGCCTACACCTCGGAACTGATTGCTCGTTTACGTGTGGGTGATGAAGGTCAGGAAGGCTTAACCGCATTTTTTGAAAAGCGTGCTGCAGCTTATTCCGTAACAAACAGCGCAACAGGAGATAAATAA
- the rsmG gene encoding 16S rRNA (guanine(527)-N(7))-methyltransferase RsmG, with protein MTVPIEQLTEQIARGAQAMNVDLSSEQLNKLSDYLALFMKWNKAYNLTAIRDPQQMVPLHLLDSLVVNRYVQEASLIADIGTGPGLPGIVLAIMNPDKEFMLLDSNGKKTRFLFMAKTALGLDNVTIVNDRVEAYHPPKPFDMIVSRAFASLYDMTHWCQHLRADDGCFMAMKGQYPDDEIAAIDSDFKVVESFRLEVPGVDGERHLLRILPK; from the coding sequence ATGACCGTGCCCATTGAACAACTGACCGAGCAAATCGCCCGCGGCGCTCAGGCGATGAACGTCGATTTATCGTCTGAGCAGCTGAATAAGCTCAGTGATTATCTGGCGCTGTTTATGAAGTGGAATAAGGCGTACAACCTGACGGCCATTCGCGATCCACAACAAATGGTACCGCTGCATCTGCTCGATAGTCTGGTGGTGAATCGCTACGTGCAGGAAGCCAGTCTGATCGCAGATATCGGCACCGGCCCTGGGTTGCCCGGCATTGTGTTGGCGATCATGAACCCGGACAAGGAGTTTATGCTGCTCGACAGTAACGGCAAAAAAACCCGCTTTCTGTTTATGGCAAAAACCGCCCTGGGCCTCGACAATGTCACCATAGTGAACGATCGGGTTGAGGCGTATCATCCTCCAAAGCCTTTCGATATGATTGTCAGCCGCGCCTTCGCATCCTTGTACGATATGACCCATTGGTGCCAGCATCTGCGTGCCGACGACGGCTGTTTTATGGCTATGAAGGGTCAGTATCCGGATGATGAGATCGCTGCTATCGACAGCGATTTTAAGGTGGTGGAAAGCTTCAGGCTGGAAGTGCCGGGTGTTGATGGCGAGCGTCATCTGTTAAGAATCCTGCCGAAATAA
- a CDS encoding acetoacetate--CoA ligase, with protein MTQDLLWQASPQRQQASNMLAFLERANSEYSLNLNSYADLHQWSIEQREAFWSLLWHYAQIEAQTLYNRVLTNGDNMPGARWFDGAKLNFAENLLAPANNPDLANKAALVFRNEDPDTRVEISYAELYLQVAKAAHAMRAVGVVAGDRVAAFMPNCPQTVITMLAATSIGAVFSSCSPDFGIQGVLDRFGQIKPKLLLATQGYLYAGKKIDCGERVAAIAESLNLNAEQLISVPYVGLDNEFSQPEQSIIWNDFLNNDSSDIDFEALPFDHPLYIMYSSGTTGVPKCIVHGAGGTLLQHKKELLLHTDVKPADVLFYFTTCGWMMWNWLVSGLSTGATLLLFDGSPFHQDGEANPEVMWNIAEQEGMTIFGTSAKYISALEKAGIKPAASHHHKVRTLLSTGSPLAHESFDYVYRDVAVERNGHADLALCSISGGTDIISCFALGSPLLPVYRGELQCFGLGMDVQTWNDDGGKAKAGEKGELVCAQAFPSMPVGFWNDDCSEIAYGLKYHSAYFDQFQNVWAHGDYAEVTPHRGLIIHGRSDAVLNPGGVRIGTAEIYRQVEKLDEVIESLAIGQQWRDDVRVVLFVVLSKEALASGLQNTVMTDDLRQKIRQQIRANCTPRHVPAKVIAVPELPRTISGKLVELAVRNAVHGDPVKNTDALANPQALAHFKDIEELAYD; from the coding sequence ATGACTCAGGATTTATTGTGGCAAGCCAGCCCGCAGCGGCAACAAGCGTCGAATATGCTGGCCTTCCTCGAGCGGGCCAACAGCGAATATTCCCTAAACCTGAACAGCTACGCAGACCTGCATCAATGGAGTATTGAACAGCGCGAAGCCTTTTGGTCTCTGTTGTGGCATTACGCTCAGATAGAAGCCCAGACGCTTTATAACCGCGTATTAACCAACGGCGATAACATGCCCGGTGCGCGCTGGTTTGACGGTGCAAAATTGAACTTCGCTGAGAACCTGCTGGCGCCCGCCAACAATCCTGATCTGGCGAATAAAGCCGCTCTGGTTTTCCGCAATGAAGACCCTGATACCCGTGTTGAGATCAGCTACGCCGAACTGTATTTGCAGGTCGCTAAAGCGGCTCATGCCATGCGTGCAGTGGGCGTTGTTGCCGGAGATCGCGTTGCTGCGTTTATGCCCAACTGCCCACAAACCGTAATTACTATGTTGGCCGCAACCAGCATCGGAGCGGTGTTCTCATCGTGCTCGCCGGACTTTGGTATCCAGGGGGTGCTGGATCGTTTTGGTCAGATCAAACCTAAGTTATTGCTGGCAACTCAGGGCTATTTATATGCCGGTAAAAAGATCGATTGTGGTGAACGGGTTGCGGCTATTGCTGAATCACTGAATCTGAATGCCGAACAATTGATCTCGGTGCCTTACGTTGGTTTAGATAATGAATTTTCTCAGCCCGAGCAGTCGATTATTTGGAATGATTTTTTAAACAACGATTCCAGTGATATCGATTTCGAAGCCCTGCCCTTCGATCACCCGCTTTATATTATGTACAGCTCCGGTACCACCGGCGTGCCGAAATGCATTGTGCACGGTGCTGGCGGTACTTTGCTGCAGCACAAAAAAGAACTGCTGCTGCACACCGACGTAAAACCGGCTGACGTGCTGTTCTATTTCACCACCTGTGGCTGGATGATGTGGAACTGGCTGGTATCGGGTTTATCCACAGGGGCGACGTTATTATTGTTTGATGGATCACCGTTTCATCAGGACGGGGAGGCCAACCCTGAGGTGATGTGGAATATTGCCGAGCAGGAAGGCATGACGATTTTTGGTACCAGTGCCAAATACATCAGTGCGCTGGAAAAAGCCGGCATTAAGCCTGCTGCCTCTCATCATCATAAAGTTCGCACACTGCTCTCCACCGGCTCACCGCTGGCGCATGAAAGTTTCGATTATGTGTATCGTGATGTAGCTGTTGAACGTAATGGCCATGCGGACCTGGCGTTATGCTCAATCTCTGGCGGCACCGATATTATTTCCTGTTTTGCGCTGGGCAGCCCGCTGTTACCCGTTTATCGCGGTGAGCTACAGTGTTTTGGGCTGGGAATGGATGTTCAGACCTGGAATGACGACGGTGGCAAGGCCAAAGCAGGCGAAAAAGGCGAACTGGTGTGTGCTCAGGCCTTCCCTTCGATGCCGGTGGGTTTCTGGAATGATGACTGCTCGGAAATCGCATACGGTCTGAAATACCACAGCGCTTATTTTGATCAATTTCAGAATGTTTGGGCCCATGGAGACTATGCAGAGGTAACCCCACACCGTGGCTTGATTATTCATGGTCGCAGCGATGCGGTGTTAAATCCCGGCGGTGTGCGTATTGGTACCGCCGAGATTTATCGGCAGGTCGAGAAGCTGGATGAAGTGATAGAAAGTCTCGCGATTGGTCAGCAATGGCGGGACGACGTACGTGTTGTGTTGTTTGTTGTTTTATCTAAGGAAGCGCTGGCATCGGGTTTGCAAAACACCGTTATGACTGACGACTTGCGTCAGAAAATACGTCAGCAGATTCGCGCCAACTGCACCCCACGCCATGTTCCGGCTAAGGTAATCGCGGTACCGGAATTACCCCGTACCATTTCTGGCAAGCTGGTGGAACTGGCGGTGCGCAATGCGGTGCACGGCGACCCGGTGAAAAACACCGATGCATTAGCCAACCCACAGGCACTGGCGCACTTTAAAGATATTGAGGAGCTAGCCTATGACTGA
- a CDS encoding ParB/RepB/Spo0J family partition protein encodes MSKKKRGLGRGLDALMASSKAAVAVEPAEVAIEPVTDTTAAADTAEPIAADTEGSVKDGALRHLPVEWIQPGQYQPRKDIQPEALEELAASIKAQGLMQPIVVRPIAAGTPEAPRFEIIAGERRWRACQLAQMESVPALIRDVPDEAAIAMALIENIQREDLNPMEEAIALHRLQHEFELTQMEVAEAVGKNRATVANLLRLMNLNDDVKRLLEHGDIEMGHARALLGLHGGQQSEAAAQVVTRVLTVRQTEALVRNLQNGGDKNPEQAKANPDIQRLERLLGDRLGAKVAIKHSAKGKGQLVINYTNLDELDGILRHIQ; translated from the coding sequence ATGTCTAAAAAGAAACGCGGATTAGGACGTGGGCTGGATGCCCTGATGGCCAGCTCAAAAGCCGCCGTGGCGGTTGAGCCTGCTGAGGTTGCGATTGAACCGGTCACTGATACTACCGCAGCTGCCGACACAGCCGAGCCTATTGCGGCTGACACGGAAGGGTCTGTTAAAGATGGAGCGTTACGCCATCTTCCGGTGGAGTGGATTCAGCCGGGACAATATCAGCCGCGTAAAGACATCCAGCCGGAAGCGCTGGAAGAACTGGCAGCCTCTATCAAAGCTCAGGGTCTGATGCAGCCAATCGTAGTTCGTCCGATTGCTGCGGGTACTCCCGAAGCGCCACGTTTCGAAATCATTGCTGGTGAGCGGCGCTGGCGTGCCTGCCAGCTGGCGCAGATGGAATCGGTTCCGGCGTTGATACGGGATGTGCCGGATGAAGCTGCCATTGCGATGGCGCTGATCGAAAACATTCAGCGTGAAGACCTGAATCCGATGGAAGAAGCCATCGCGCTTCATCGGCTGCAACACGAATTTGAGCTAACTCAAATGGAGGTGGCCGAAGCCGTCGGTAAAAACCGCGCTACCGTTGCCAATTTACTGCGTCTGATGAATCTCAATGACGATGTGAAACGTCTGCTGGAACATGGTGATATTGAGATGGGTCACGCTCGTGCCCTGCTGGGTCTGCACGGTGGCCAGCAGTCCGAGGCCGCCGCCCAGGTCGTAACCCGCGTGTTAACGGTACGACAGACCGAAGCGCTGGTGCGTAACCTGCAAAACGGTGGTGATAAGAATCCGGAGCAGGCCAAAGCCAATCCGGATATTCAGCGCCTGGAACGTTTATTGGGTGACCGTTTAGGTGCGAAAGTGGCGATTAAACACAGCGCTAAAGGCAAAGGTCAGTTGGTGATTAACTACACCAACCTGGATGAGCTGGATGGGATTCTGCGCCATATTCAGTGA
- the atpB gene encoding F0F1 ATP synthase subunit A — protein sequence MAGNSQEYISHHLTNLTYGKLPAGYVRTDKDGTQTELTQDTWTMALSGKEAQDMGFMAVHVDSIGWSLLMGILFAWIFSKAAKAATSGVPGKLQNAVETVVEFVDNTVKETFHGRNPLVAPLALTIFVWVFLMNSLKWIPVDIIPGIAHAAGLPFFKIVPTADPNGTLGLSLGVFLLIIYYSIKVKGVGGFAKELSLTPFNHPIAIPFNLFLEVLGLLTKPLSLALRLFGNMYAGEVVFILIALLPFYLQWVLNVPWAIFHILVIPLQAFIFMVLTIVYLSQAHEDH from the coding sequence ATGGCTGGTAACTCCCAAGAGTATATCTCGCACCACTTAACCAATCTGACCTACGGCAAGTTGCCAGCAGGTTATGTTCGTACCGATAAGGACGGCACCCAAACTGAGCTGACTCAGGACACCTGGACCATGGCACTGAGCGGTAAAGAAGCTCAGGATATGGGCTTTATGGCCGTTCACGTTGACTCCATTGGCTGGTCTTTACTGATGGGTATCCTGTTCGCATGGATCTTCTCTAAAGCAGCTAAAGCAGCAACTTCTGGTGTGCCGGGTAAGCTGCAGAATGCCGTTGAGACGGTGGTTGAGTTTGTCGATAACACCGTTAAAGAAACCTTCCACGGTCGTAACCCGCTGGTTGCTCCGTTAGCCCTGACGATCTTCGTTTGGGTATTCCTGATGAACTCGCTGAAGTGGATTCCGGTTGATATCATTCCGGGTATCGCCCACGCGGCTGGCCTGCCTTTCTTCAAGATTGTTCCGACTGCCGATCCAAACGGTACGCTGGGCCTGTCTCTGGGCGTATTCCTGCTGATTATCTACTACAGCATCAAAGTTAAAGGTGTAGGTGGCTTCGCGAAAGAGCTGTCTCTGACACCGTTCAATCACCCGATTGCTATCCCGTTCAACCTGTTCCTGGAAGTTCTGGGTCTGCTGACTAAACCTTTGTCTCTGGCACTGCGACTGTTCGGTAACATGTACGCGGGTGAGGTTGTATTTATTCTGATTGCGTTGCTGCCGTTTTACCTTCAGTGGGTATTAAACGTGCCGTGGGCAATCTTCCATATTCTGGTGATTCCGCTGCAAGCGTTCATCTTCATGGTTCTGACGATTGTATATCTGAGTCAGGCTCACGAAGACCACTAA
- a CDS encoding ATP synthase subunit I: MLVQFGLTLFSALVAWLHSDVAAKSALLGGLTCAVPSAYFVWRAFRYSGARMADRVVQSLYQGEAWKFMLTALSFGVIFVRVEPLNVPALFIAFMTVQLGHLASARITNF, encoded by the coding sequence ATGCTTGTACAGTTTGGGTTAACGCTGTTTTCTGCATTGGTGGCCTGGTTACACAGCGATGTAGCCGCCAAATCGGCGTTATTGGGAGGCCTGACTTGTGCTGTCCCAAGCGCTTATTTTGTTTGGCGAGCATTCCGCTACTCAGGTGCCCGTATGGCTGACCGGGTGGTTCAGTCGTTATACCAGGGAGAAGCCTGGAAATTTATGCTCACCGCACTGAGTTTTGGCGTGATATTTGTGCGAGTTGAGCCATTGAATGTTCCTGCATTGTTTATTGCGTTTATGACAGTGCAGCTGGGGCACTTAGCCTCAGCACGAATAACTAATTTTTAA
- a CDS encoding ParA family protein, protein MSKILAIANQKGGVGKTTTAVNLAASLVATKRRVLLVDLDPQGNATMGSGIDKHDLELSLYDVLTGGCRTAAALQKAEPAGYDLLPGNGDLVAAEVELMDVSRKESRLRDALGEVRPDYDYILIDCPPSLNMLTLNALVAAQGVLIPMQCEYYALEGLSALLQTVESLKESMNPKLEIEGLLRTMYDPRNSLTQDVSAQLTEHFGDKVYGTVIPRNVRLAEAPSHGLPALIYDKTSRGAVAYLALAGEMNRRNK, encoded by the coding sequence GTGAGTAAAATTCTGGCGATTGCCAATCAGAAAGGTGGTGTGGGTAAAACCACCACAGCGGTGAATCTGGCTGCATCTCTGGTCGCCACTAAGCGTCGTGTTTTGTTGGTGGATCTGGACCCTCAGGGTAATGCCACCATGGGTTCCGGCATCGATAAGCACGATCTGGAATTATCCCTGTACGACGTATTAACCGGTGGTTGCCGCACGGCTGCTGCTTTGCAAAAGGCGGAACCTGCAGGCTACGATTTATTGCCGGGCAATGGTGATCTGGTGGCTGCCGAAGTTGAGCTGATGGATGTCAGTCGTAAAGAAAGCCGTTTGCGTGATGCTTTGGGTGAGGTTCGTCCAGACTACGATTACATCCTGATCGACTGCCCACCCTCATTAAATATGCTGACTCTGAATGCGCTGGTTGCCGCTCAGGGTGTATTGATTCCGATGCAATGTGAATATTATGCGCTGGAAGGCCTGAGCGCTCTGTTGCAAACCGTTGAATCATTGAAAGAAAGTATGAATCCGAAGCTGGAGATTGAGGGACTGCTGCGCACTATGTATGACCCGCGCAACAGCCTGACCCAGGATGTGTCGGCGCAGTTGACCGAGCATTTCGGAGACAAGGTTTATGGCACGGTCATTCCGCGTAATGTGCGGCTGGCGGAAGCGCCAAGCCATGGGTTACCTGCTCTTATTTACGATAAGACTTCCCGCGGTGCGGTAGCGTATCTGGCGCTGGCCGGCGAAATGAATCGCCGAAATAAATAA